The following coding sequences are from one Microbacterium sp. SSM24 window:
- the ileS gene encoding isoleucine--tRNA ligase: MTYPKSSFGPAADSVVSSPRFPAIERDALAFWEADDTFRASIANREGAEEWVFYDGPPFANGLPHYGHLLTGYAKDLFPRFQTMRGKKVDRVFGWDTHGLPAELEAMKQLGITEKTQIEEMGLAAFNAKARESVLAYTHEWEDYVTRQARWVDFERGYKTLDTSYMESVLWAFKTLHDKGLAYEGYRVLPYCWRDETPLSSHELRMDDDVYKMRQDPSVTVTFPLVGAKAEALGLTGVRALAWTTTPWTLPTNLALAVGPDIRYVVLPGGPAGAADVHHAPDGHADEPAEAYAHRYLLAEELLAGYAKDLGYESADAAREAIVQTVVGSELQDVAYDRLFDYYADAATWGTADAWRILVDDYVTTGDGTGIVHQAPAYGEDDQRVTEAAGIPLITSLDDGGRFLPQVTDVAGELWMDANTPLVRLLRQSGRLLRLASYEHSYPHCWRCRNPLIYRAVSSWFVRVTDLKPRLLENNEQITWVPENVKHGQFGKWLEGARDWSISRNRYWGSPIPVWKSDDPEYPRIDVYGSLADLERDFGRLPVNAAGDVDLHRPFIDELTRPNPDDPTGRSTMRRIEDVFDVWFDSGSMPYAQVHYPFENHDWFEEHAPADFIVEYIGQTRGWFYVMHVLSTALFDRPAFTGVSCHGIVLGSDGQKMSKSLRNYPDVSEVFDRDGSDAMRWFLMASSVLRGGNLVVTEEGIRAGVREFLLPLWNTWYFFATYANAAGGPDGVGYEASWRTDSTDVLDRYILALTGDLVRDVAADLEGLDSTTAAARLRDFAEALTNWYIRRSRDRFWVGVSDDPKSREAFDTLYTVLETLTRVAAPLIPLVSERVWQGLTGGRSVHLQDWPDAAAFAGADDIRAAMDAVRQVSSVANALRKKEGKRVRLPLAQLTVVVPDAASLAQFEGILRDELNVKSVDLVELDGDVAERYGISKRLSVNARAAGPRLGKQVQHVIAGARAGVWEEVDGVVVVDGVALQEGEYELTLEAGGVDEGTAIALLAEGGFVLLDTTTTPALEAEGLARDVVRAVQDTRKAAGFEVSDRIDLRLSFDDPDDAAAVASAFAVADVAGETLALDYSVVGPDGTALLAGGAVLAGAVALPSDLVRTHAAGDFANRGAFRVEVTKVEASA, from the coding sequence ATGACCTACCCCAAGTCCTCGTTCGGACCCGCCGCCGACTCCGTCGTGTCGAGCCCGCGATTTCCCGCGATCGAACGCGACGCGCTCGCCTTCTGGGAGGCCGACGACACGTTCCGCGCGTCCATCGCGAACCGCGAGGGCGCCGAGGAGTGGGTGTTCTACGACGGCCCGCCGTTCGCGAACGGCCTCCCGCACTACGGTCACCTGCTCACCGGCTACGCGAAGGACCTGTTCCCGCGCTTCCAGACGATGCGCGGCAAGAAGGTCGACCGCGTGTTCGGCTGGGACACGCACGGTCTGCCCGCCGAGCTCGAGGCGATGAAGCAGCTCGGCATCACCGAGAAGACCCAGATCGAGGAGATGGGCCTGGCGGCGTTCAACGCCAAGGCCCGCGAATCCGTCCTCGCCTACACCCACGAGTGGGAGGACTACGTCACCCGGCAGGCGCGCTGGGTCGACTTCGAGCGCGGCTACAAGACGCTCGACACGTCGTACATGGAGTCCGTGCTGTGGGCGTTCAAGACGCTCCACGACAAGGGCCTCGCCTACGAGGGCTATCGTGTGCTGCCGTACTGCTGGCGCGACGAGACGCCGCTGTCGAGCCACGAGCTGCGCATGGACGACGACGTGTACAAGATGCGCCAGGACCCGTCCGTCACCGTGACGTTCCCCCTGGTCGGCGCGAAGGCCGAGGCGCTGGGGCTCACCGGCGTGCGGGCGCTCGCGTGGACGACGACGCCGTGGACGCTGCCGACCAACCTCGCGCTCGCCGTCGGACCCGACATCCGCTACGTCGTGCTTCCCGGCGGACCCGCCGGAGCCGCCGACGTGCACCACGCGCCCGACGGTCACGCGGATGAGCCCGCCGAGGCGTACGCGCACCGGTACCTGCTCGCCGAGGAGCTGCTCGCCGGGTACGCGAAGGACCTCGGCTACGAGTCGGCCGACGCCGCGCGTGAGGCGATCGTGCAGACCGTCGTGGGCTCCGAGCTGCAGGATGTCGCCTACGACCGGCTGTTCGACTACTACGCGGATGCCGCGACCTGGGGCACCGCGGACGCGTGGCGCATCCTCGTGGACGACTACGTCACGACCGGCGACGGCACCGGCATCGTCCACCAGGCGCCGGCCTACGGCGAGGACGACCAGCGGGTGACCGAGGCCGCCGGCATCCCGCTCATCACGAGCCTCGACGACGGCGGACGGTTCCTGCCGCAGGTGACGGATGTCGCCGGCGAGCTGTGGATGGATGCGAACACGCCGCTCGTGCGACTGCTGCGCCAGTCGGGCCGGCTGCTGCGCCTCGCGAGCTACGAGCATTCCTATCCGCATTGCTGGCGGTGCCGGAACCCCCTGATCTACCGCGCGGTGTCGAGCTGGTTCGTGCGCGTGACCGACCTCAAGCCTCGCCTGCTCGAGAACAACGAGCAGATCACCTGGGTGCCCGAGAACGTCAAGCACGGTCAGTTCGGCAAGTGGCTCGAGGGCGCGCGCGACTGGTCCATCAGCCGCAACCGCTACTGGGGCTCGCCGATCCCGGTGTGGAAGAGCGACGACCCCGAGTACCCGCGCATCGACGTGTACGGGTCGCTCGCGGATCTCGAGCGCGACTTCGGCCGCCTGCCGGTGAACGCTGCGGGCGATGTGGACCTGCACCGTCCGTTCATCGACGAGCTCACCCGCCCGAACCCGGACGATCCCACGGGGCGCAGCACCATGCGTCGCATCGAGGACGTGTTCGACGTGTGGTTCGACTCCGGCTCGATGCCCTACGCGCAGGTGCATTACCCCTTCGAGAACCACGACTGGTTCGAGGAGCACGCGCCCGCCGACTTCATCGTCGAGTACATCGGGCAGACGCGCGGCTGGTTCTACGTGATGCACGTGCTGTCGACGGCGCTGTTCGACCGCCCGGCATTCACGGGCGTCTCGTGCCACGGCATCGTGCTCGGCAGCGACGGGCAGAAGATGTCGAAGTCGCTGCGCAACTACCCCGACGTCAGCGAGGTCTTCGACCGCGACGGCTCCGACGCCATGCGCTGGTTCCTCATGGCGTCGTCCGTGCTGCGCGGCGGCAACCTCGTGGTGACCGAGGAGGGGATCCGCGCCGGCGTGCGCGAATTCCTGCTGCCGCTGTGGAACACGTGGTACTTCTTCGCGACCTATGCCAACGCAGCCGGCGGCCCCGACGGGGTCGGGTACGAGGCATCCTGGCGCACCGACTCGACCGACGTGCTCGACCGCTACATCCTCGCGCTCACGGGCGACCTCGTGCGCGACGTGGCGGCGGACCTCGAGGGGCTCGACTCGACCACGGCCGCCGCGCGGCTGCGCGACTTCGCCGAGGCCCTGACGAACTGGTACATCCGCCGCTCGCGCGACCGCTTCTGGGTCGGGGTGTCCGACGACCCGAAGAGCCGCGAGGCCTTCGACACGCTCTACACGGTGCTCGAGACGCTCACGCGCGTGGCCGCGCCGCTCATCCCGCTGGTCTCCGAGCGCGTATGGCAGGGACTCACCGGCGGCCGCAGCGTCCACCTTCAGGACTGGCCGGACGCGGCGGCGTTCGCCGGAGCCGACGACATCCGCGCCGCGATGGACGCGGTGCGCCAGGTGTCCAGCGTCGCGAACGCGCTGCGCAAGAAGGAGGGCAAGCGCGTGCGCCTGCCGCTCGCGCAGCTCACCGTCGTGGTTCCGGATGCCGCGTCCCTCGCGCAGTTCGAGGGCATCCTGCGCGACGAGCTGAACGTCAAGTCGGTCGACCTGGTCGAGCTCGACGGCGACGTCGCCGAGCGCTACGGCATCAGCAAGCGGCTCAGCGTGAATGCGCGGGCGGCCGGACCGCGCTTGGGCAAGCAGGTGCAGCACGTCATCGCCGGTGCGCGCGCCGGCGTGTGGGAAGAGGTCGACGGCGTCGTGGTCGTGGACGGCGTCGCCCTGCAGGAGGGCGAGTACGAGCTCACCCTCGAGGCGGGCGGCGTCGACGAGGGCACGGCGATCGCACTCCTGGCGGAGGGCGGCTTCGTGCTGCTCGACACGACGACCACTCCCGCGCTCGAAGCGGAGGGCCTGGCACGCGACGTCGTGCGCGCCGTGCAGGACACCCGTAAGGCCGCCGGCTTCGAGGTCAGCGACCGCATCGACCTGCGCCTCAGCTTCGACGATCCCGACGACGCGGCCGCGGTGGCGAGCGCGTTCGCGGTGGCGGATGTCGCGGGCGAGACGCTCGCGCTCGACTACTCGGTCGTCGGACCGGACGGCACGGCGCTCCTGGCCGGTGGCGCCGTCCTCGCCGGGGCCGTCGCGCTCCCGAGCGACCTCGTCCGCACGCACGCGGCGGGCGATTTCGCCAACCGCGGCGCGTTCCGCGTCGAGGTGACGAAGGTGGAGGCATCCGCATGA
- a CDS encoding ATP-binding cassette domain-containing protein — MTGLEVRGLSVSFGDERVVAGLDISVAPGECVAIIGESGAGKSLTARALLGLTPRQAEVRAELLEIAGVDARSLDERGWRRLRGSRIALVSQDALVSLDPLRRVEAEVAEPLRLHGPRMPRSALQERVGALLADVAMPDPSRRARQYPHELSGGLRQRALIASALAGDPSILVADEATTALDATVQARILALLRTIADRGVAVVFISHDFAAVRGVADRVLVMRGGHVLEAGATSDVFADPQHPYTRRLVAAAGHVPRPGSAADAPVRLDVRGLSKAFDAPAVREVSFSVRRGRTLGIVGESGSGKTTIARMIVGVEAPDAGEVLLDGHPPTPATQRRIQLVHQNPLGALDPRWRIGRSLSEALAAGGVARADRAERVERLLAEVELDASFAGRRPAELSGGQRQRAVIARALASAPEVLVLDEPVSALDPLVRERILDLLARLQRERDLTLVFVSHDLGVVAAVADDVIVMKDGAIVEQGSTAQVFAEPQHPFTRELLAASRAAPSGAPGSEPA, encoded by the coding sequence ATGACCGGGCTCGAGGTGCGCGGTCTCAGCGTGTCCTTCGGCGACGAGCGCGTCGTCGCCGGGCTGGACATCTCCGTGGCTCCGGGGGAGTGCGTCGCGATCATCGGCGAGTCCGGCGCGGGGAAATCGCTCACCGCGCGCGCGCTCCTCGGGCTGACTCCGCGCCAGGCAGAGGTGCGGGCCGAGCTGCTCGAGATCGCGGGGGTGGACGCGCGCAGCCTCGACGAGCGCGGCTGGCGACGACTGCGCGGATCACGCATCGCACTCGTCTCGCAGGATGCGCTCGTGTCGCTCGATCCACTCCGGCGCGTCGAGGCGGAAGTCGCCGAGCCGTTGAGGCTCCACGGTCCCCGGATGCCGCGCTCGGCCCTCCAGGAGCGCGTCGGCGCGCTGCTCGCCGACGTCGCGATGCCCGATCCGTCGCGGCGCGCGAGACAGTATCCGCACGAGCTGTCCGGCGGGCTGCGGCAGCGTGCGCTGATCGCGTCCGCCCTCGCGGGGGATCCGTCGATCCTGGTCGCCGACGAGGCGACGACGGCGCTCGATGCGACGGTGCAGGCCCGGATCCTCGCGCTCCTGCGCACCATCGCGGACCGCGGGGTGGCGGTGGTCTTCATCAGTCACGACTTCGCGGCGGTGCGCGGCGTCGCGGACCGCGTCCTGGTGATGCGCGGCGGACATGTGCTGGAGGCGGGCGCGACGTCCGACGTCTTCGCGGATCCGCAGCATCCGTACACGCGCCGGCTCGTCGCCGCCGCCGGGCACGTGCCGCGGCCGGGGTCTGCGGCCGACGCTCCCGTCCGGCTGGACGTGCGCGGCCTCTCGAAGGCGTTCGACGCGCCGGCCGTGCGCGAGGTCTCCTTCTCGGTGCGGCGAGGTCGCACCCTCGGCATCGTGGGGGAGTCGGGTTCGGGCAAGACCACGATCGCGCGCATGATCGTCGGGGTGGAGGCGCCGGATGCCGGCGAGGTACTCCTCGACGGACATCCGCCCACCCCCGCGACCCAGCGGAGGATCCAGCTCGTGCACCAGAATCCGCTCGGCGCGCTCGATCCCCGGTGGCGGATCGGCCGGTCGCTGTCTGAGGCTCTCGCTGCGGGCGGCGTTGCGCGAGCAGACCGTGCCGAACGCGTGGAGCGCCTTCTCGCCGAAGTGGAGCTCGACGCGTCGTTCGCAGGACGCCGACCTGCGGAGCTCTCCGGCGGGCAGCGCCAGCGCGCGGTGATCGCCCGCGCCCTCGCCTCCGCTCCCGAGGTGCTCGTGCTGGACGAGCCCGTGTCGGCGCTGGACCCGCTCGTCCGCGAGCGGATCCTCGACCTGCTGGCGCGGCTGCAGCGGGAACGCGACCTCACGCTCGTCTTCGTGTCGCACGATCTCGGTGTCGTCGCGGCCGTCGCCGACGACGTCATCGTGATGAAGGACGGCGCCATCGTCGAGCAGGGCAGCACCGCCCAGGTCTTCGCCGAGCCGCAGCATCCGTTCACCCGTGAGCTCCTCGCGGCGTCTCGGGCGGCGCCGTCGGGTGCGCCCGGGTCGGAGCCCGCGTAG
- a CDS encoding ABC transporter permease, producing the protein MRLSRRIALAAALAALALIVAVAFAPQLFALYDPLQTDVRAALLPPSAAHPFGTDQSGRDVYSRVIYGAGRSVGIGVLATALAFLVGLTIGALSGIAPRLVDAAAMRATDILLAFPEFLVALVVVALLGPGPVNVAIAVTIAAIPIYIRLARVQTRTLRLAEHVEAARILGVPAPLAFARHVVPGVVGALSVLATIGIGSSILAAAGLSFLGLGPAEPSPEWGLMLAGGRNVIGQAWWVSAFPGAAISLTVLAATVVGRSLRARAEGSGR; encoded by the coding sequence ATGAGACTGTCGCGGCGGATCGCCCTCGCCGCGGCCCTCGCGGCCTTGGCGCTGATCGTCGCCGTCGCGTTCGCCCCGCAGCTGTTCGCCCTCTACGACCCGCTGCAGACCGACGTGCGCGCGGCGCTGCTGCCGCCCAGTGCCGCCCACCCGTTCGGCACCGACCAGAGCGGGCGTGACGTGTACTCGCGGGTGATCTACGGAGCGGGCAGGTCCGTGGGCATCGGCGTGCTGGCCACCGCTCTCGCGTTCCTGGTCGGCCTGACGATCGGGGCTCTGTCCGGGATCGCCCCGCGCCTCGTCGATGCCGCGGCGATGCGGGCCACCGACATCCTGCTGGCCTTCCCTGAATTCCTCGTCGCCTTGGTGGTCGTGGCACTTCTCGGACCCGGCCCGGTCAACGTCGCGATCGCCGTCACGATCGCGGCGATCCCGATCTACATCCGCCTCGCCCGGGTGCAGACGCGTACGCTGCGGCTCGCCGAGCATGTCGAGGCCGCGCGCATCCTCGGCGTACCCGCACCGCTGGCGTTCGCGCGCCACGTGGTGCCCGGCGTCGTCGGGGCGCTCAGTGTCCTGGCCACGATCGGCATCGGCTCCAGCATCCTCGCGGCAGCCGGCCTGAGCTTCCTGGGGCTCGGGCCGGCCGAGCCGAGCCCCGAGTGGGGCCTCATGCTCGCGGGCGGACGCAACGTGATCGGCCAGGCGTGGTGGGTGTCGGCGTTCCCCGGTGCGGCGATCTCGCTCACGGTGCTCGCCGCGACGGTGGTCGGGCGCAGTCTGCGCGCGCGTGCCGAAGGGAGCGGGCGATGA
- a CDS encoding ABC transporter permease, which yields MTASRAAVRRLALRAAGIAASVVVVLWGAATLAFLAFRVIPGDPVDVMLGPQAQVSEEVKAAIRADLGLDRPPFEQYVAYLGQLLRGDLGESYQLRMPVTEVIGRQLGATLQLSALALTIAVVLAFAVALLAGGRVSRTIAGGVELVVLSSPVFWIGLLLLSIFAFGLGWFPVAGSRNPATIVLPAVTLALPVAALLGQVLRDGIESAENQPFATTVRARGASSTWLTVHHTLRHGATGALTLAAYLVGSLLGGAVLVETVFARPGLGRVTLTAITDRDLPVITGIILLSAVVFAVVSLVVELTYPLLDPRLRRAPSAGVVREKAGA from the coding sequence ATGACGGCATCGCGGGCAGCAGTTCGGCGTCTCGCGCTTCGCGCGGCCGGGATCGCGGCATCCGTCGTCGTGGTGCTCTGGGGAGCGGCGACGCTGGCCTTCCTGGCATTCCGGGTCATCCCGGGCGATCCCGTCGACGTCATGCTCGGACCGCAGGCGCAGGTGAGCGAAGAGGTGAAGGCGGCCATCCGCGCCGACCTCGGCCTCGACCGGCCGCCGTTCGAGCAGTACGTCGCGTATCTCGGCCAGCTGCTGCGGGGAGACCTGGGGGAGTCGTACCAGCTGCGGATGCCGGTGACCGAGGTCATCGGCCGCCAGCTGGGTGCGACACTGCAGCTCTCCGCGCTGGCGCTGACGATCGCAGTGGTGCTCGCCTTCGCGGTGGCTCTGCTGGCGGGCGGCCGGGTCTCGCGCACGATCGCCGGCGGCGTCGAGCTCGTCGTGCTGTCTTCGCCGGTCTTCTGGATCGGGCTGCTGCTGCTGAGCATCTTCGCGTTCGGTCTCGGCTGGTTCCCCGTTGCGGGGTCGCGGAACCCGGCCACGATCGTCCTCCCCGCGGTGACGCTCGCGCTGCCCGTGGCAGCACTGCTCGGCCAAGTGCTGCGCGACGGCATCGAGTCCGCCGAGAACCAGCCCTTCGCGACGACCGTCCGCGCGCGAGGGGCGAGCTCCACGTGGCTGACGGTCCACCACACGCTGCGTCACGGCGCCACCGGTGCGCTCACGCTCGCGGCGTACCTCGTCGGCTCGCTGCTCGGCGGCGCCGTGCTCGTGGAGACCGTGTTCGCCCGCCCGGGACTGGGGCGTGTCACCCTCACCGCGATCACGGACCGCGACCTGCCCGTCATCACGGGGATCATCCTCCTCAGCGCGGTGGTGTTCGCCGTCGTGAGCCTGGTCGTCGAGCTGACGTACCCGCTGCTGGACCCCCGCCTGCGTCGTGCCCCCAGCGCCGGTGTCGTCCGTGAGAAGGCCGGCGCATGA
- a CDS encoding ABC transporter substrate-binding protein: MPAFTPRRRLAVAAFPLVAALALASCAGGASPGEESSDGEVVWAIEGANLSAGHMDPQTSQLDVSAMVQRAVLDSLVFQESDGTFSPWLAEDWEIEDDGASYVFTLRDDVTFQDGEPFDAEAVKANFDRIADPETASAQASSMLGGEFYAGTEVIDEHTVRVSFTQPYSPFLQAASTALLGFYSPAVLESSADQLKAGGPGITVGTGPFELTEYTPDQEIVYTRNDDYAWGPHDGGAAQFETLRVEILPEASVRAGVVESGEADLASQLPPNLAADLDEALTVDAQEYPGLPYSLYLNEKYGVFADQKVREAFSRAIDIDTAVEEIFFGQFPRAWSILGSTTPTYDASLEGTWAFDPAAAEALLDEAGWTERDSEGYRTKDGERLSARWIAWTPVPDDRAALANAIQSDLKAVGFELVREVLEPGAYNEQYGPKTFDLTDWGFSGVDPDLLRSHLHTDGFQNASQVSDADLDALLERGVSTSDTQERADIYGDVQQWNADHVAIVPLYSPSLITAVSDGVDGLAYDLYGRPLFYDVSIG; encoded by the coding sequence ATGCCCGCTTTCACCCCGCGCCGACGACTCGCCGTCGCCGCATTCCCGCTCGTCGCAGCCCTCGCCCTCGCCTCGTGCGCCGGCGGCGCGTCTCCGGGTGAGGAGTCCTCCGACGGCGAGGTCGTCTGGGCGATCGAGGGCGCCAACCTGTCGGCCGGGCACATGGACCCTCAGACCAGTCAGCTCGACGTCTCGGCGATGGTGCAGCGCGCGGTGCTGGACTCGCTCGTGTTCCAGGAGTCCGACGGAACGTTCTCACCGTGGCTCGCCGAGGACTGGGAGATCGAGGACGACGGCGCCTCCTATGTCTTCACCCTGCGCGACGACGTCACGTTCCAAGACGGAGAGCCCTTCGACGCCGAGGCCGTGAAGGCGAACTTCGACCGGATCGCGGATCCCGAGACGGCATCTGCGCAGGCCTCGAGCATGCTCGGCGGCGAGTTCTACGCCGGCACCGAGGTCATCGACGAGCACACCGTGCGGGTGTCGTTCACGCAGCCGTACTCGCCGTTCCTGCAGGCCGCCAGCACCGCTCTCCTGGGCTTCTACTCGCCCGCCGTGCTCGAGTCCTCGGCCGACCAGCTCAAGGCGGGCGGTCCTGGGATCACCGTCGGCACCGGCCCGTTCGAGCTGACCGAGTACACGCCCGACCAGGAGATCGTCTACACCCGCAACGACGACTACGCATGGGGACCCCACGACGGAGGCGCCGCACAGTTCGAGACCCTCCGGGTCGAGATCCTCCCGGAGGCATCCGTGCGTGCGGGGGTCGTCGAGAGCGGCGAGGCCGATCTCGCCAGCCAGCTGCCGCCGAACCTCGCGGCCGACCTCGACGAGGCGCTCACCGTCGACGCGCAGGAGTACCCCGGGCTGCCTTACTCGCTCTACCTGAACGAGAAGTACGGCGTGTTCGCCGACCAGAAGGTGCGTGAGGCGTTCTCACGCGCGATCGACATCGACACCGCGGTGGAGGAGATCTTCTTCGGACAGTTCCCGCGGGCCTGGTCGATCCTCGGATCCACGACGCCGACCTACGACGCGTCGCTGGAGGGCACCTGGGCCTTCGACCCGGCCGCGGCCGAGGCGCTCCTCGACGAGGCCGGCTGGACCGAGCGCGACTCCGAGGGCTACCGCACGAAGGACGGCGAGCGGCTCTCCGCCCGCTGGATCGCCTGGACGCCGGTTCCCGACGATCGTGCGGCGCTCGCGAACGCGATCCAGTCAGACCTCAAGGCCGTCGGATTCGAACTGGTGCGCGAGGTGCTCGAGCCCGGCGCCTACAACGAGCAGTACGGGCCGAAGACGTTCGACCTCACCGACTGGGGCTTCTCCGGAGTGGACCCCGATCTGCTGCGCAGTCACCTGCACACCGACGGCTTCCAGAACGCGTCGCAGGTGAGCGATGCCGACCTGGACGCGCTGCTCGAACGCGGCGTGTCGACGTCCGACACCCAGGAGCGCGCGGACATCTACGGCGACGTCCAGCAGTGGAACGCCGACCACGTGGCGATCGTCCCCCTGTACAGCCCGTCTCTCATCACCGCGGTCTCCGACGGGGTCGACGGCCTGGCCTACGATCTGTACGGGCGCCCGCTGTTCTACGACGTCAGCATCGGCTGA
- a CDS encoding pentapeptide repeat-containing protein: MARPDLPLAPRVSPPDLPRELAEVAGLRSYDDIVRARIGDLGAQTDASHAAVTECEVVGATVERLDLTGATLVDVRVEGLRATAVTAREARLRRVLISGGRIGTLDLANAAADEVELRGIRIDYLSLAAAKVEDLRIVDCTITTLDLPQATLSRVRFESTRADEVDTRGMRADSLDLRGLDAASYLDAASLRGATLTPWQIEQLAPALAASVGIDVRD; encoded by the coding sequence ATGGCCCGACCCGACCTCCCGCTCGCTCCCCGCGTCAGCCCGCCGGACCTCCCTCGCGAACTCGCCGAGGTCGCGGGGCTCAGGTCGTACGACGACATCGTTCGCGCGCGCATCGGCGATCTCGGTGCGCAGACGGATGCCTCGCACGCCGCGGTGACGGAGTGCGAGGTGGTCGGGGCCACCGTCGAGCGCCTCGATCTGACCGGGGCGACGCTGGTCGACGTGCGCGTCGAAGGCCTGCGGGCCACCGCCGTCACGGCGAGGGAGGCCAGGCTGCGGCGCGTGCTGATCTCCGGCGGACGCATCGGCACGCTCGACCTCGCGAACGCCGCAGCGGATGAAGTGGAGCTTCGCGGCATCCGGATCGACTACCTCTCCCTCGCCGCGGCGAAGGTGGAGGACCTGCGGATCGTCGACTGCACGATCACGACGCTCGACCTGCCGCAGGCGACGCTCTCGCGCGTGCGGTTCGAGAGCACGCGTGCGGACGAGGTCGACACCCGCGGCATGCGGGCAGACAGCCTCGACCTGCGGGGGCTGGACGCGGCGTCCTACCTGGATGCCGCGTCACTGCGCGGCGCGACGCTCACGCCGTGGCAGATCGAGCAGCTCGCTCCCGCACTCGCCGCATCCGTGGGCATCGACGTGCGGGACTGA